From Streptomyces sp. TLI_105, the proteins below share one genomic window:
- a CDS encoding Clp protease N-terminal domain-containing protein — protein sequence MHHPVPRPQSLPPSVAPSAELASSPSPSLAAVAPFLTPSLATVVSGARRRALRDGDRQIDTAHLLHSLVESDPEVGAAFEGGHQLARVLGYLVQRSIGYGLRWQRTEEGSAVRRLLPAARGAESPGARPSPWSPAAAAALEGAFLRAAERGEPQARGVDLLVAVAADPESRAVEVLRRAGVDPAALTARVTGLLAARDEEPSQQV from the coding sequence TGCACCATCCCGTCCCGCGCCCTCAGTCGCTTCCGCCGTCCGTCGCCCCGAGCGCGGAGCTCGCGTCCTCCCCGTCGCCCTCGCTCGCGGCGGTCGCGCCCTTCCTGACGCCCTCGCTCGCCACGGTCGTGTCGGGCGCGCGCCGCAGAGCGCTCCGGGACGGTGACCGTCAGATCGACACCGCCCACCTCCTGCACTCGCTCGTCGAGTCCGACCCCGAGGTCGGCGCCGCCTTCGAGGGCGGCCACCAGCTCGCCCGCGTCCTCGGCTATCTCGTCCAGCGCTCCATCGGCTACGGCCTGCGCTGGCAGCGGACGGAGGAGGGGTCGGCGGTCCGGCGTCTGCTGCCCGCCGCGCGCGGGGCGGAATCCCCGGGCGCTCGCCCCTCCCCGTGGTCCCCGGCCGCGGCCGCCGCCCTGGAGGGGGCCTTCCTGCGGGCCGCCGAGCGCGGTGAGCCGCAGGCCCGCGGTGTCGATCTGCTCGTGGCCGTCGCCGCCGATCCCGAGAGCCGCGCCGTGGAGGTGCTGCGCCGCGCGGGGGTCGATCCGGCCGCGCTGACCGCCCGTGTCACCGGCCTCCTGGCCGCCCGCGACGAGGAGCCGTCTCAACAGGTGTAA